The following proteins are co-located in the Flammeovirga kamogawensis genome:
- a CDS encoding RagB/SusD family nutrient uptake outer membrane protein, translating into MKFNNIKRTLAVVASVAALSFTSCVGDLDTTPIDPNTISGADVFDDPSNYTKALAKLYSGYVVTGQVGPAGDADIGGIDEGASQYIRRYWELQQLPTDETINGWADGNLPKLSYMTWGSNNEFISALYSRIFYQISICNEFIRNTKGTDIIVDGISTKEMYNEARFLRAYSYWHALDLFGNGIPFTTEADGVGKFLPNPAGELNGPELFNYISSELRAVEADLTVPTPGAETGRANQAAAWMLLSRLYLNAESYGQPAKYDSALIYTNKVLNAGYALVTNNQGSSYSAYQTLFLADNNTSGSEIIWSHNENGLRSKSYGGSAYLIHASIGGTMDATEFGVNGGWGGNRSMKTLTQTLQYKSADDRNLVHTDGQKEEINDPTQFTEGYAIAKFRNKTRTGAQGSDPTGDFVDTDFIVFRLAEAYLNYAELAARGVSGASQSQALNYVNELYTRANVPVGEHLKASEVNVEQIIKYERSRELYWEGVRRTDLIRLGQFTGGAYVWQFKGGDKDGVSTSSIYNVCPIPSSDLGANPNLVQNPGY; encoded by the coding sequence ATGAAATTTAATAATATAAAAAGAACGCTAGCTGTTGTTGCTTCAGTTGCTGCACTATCGTTCACATCATGTGTAGGTGATTTGGATACTACTCCAATTGATCCAAACACAATTTCGGGAGCAGATGTTTTCGATGACCCATCAAACTATACAAAAGCATTAGCAAAATTGTATTCTGGTTATGTAGTTACTGGTCAAGTAGGTCCTGCTGGTGATGCGGATATTGGTGGTATTGATGAAGGAGCATCTCAATATATACGTAGATATTGGGAACTACAACAATTACCAACTGATGAAACAATCAATGGTTGGGCAGATGGTAATTTACCTAAGTTAAGTTATATGACTTGGGGCTCAAACAATGAATTCATCTCTGCTTTGTATTCAAGAATTTTTTATCAAATTTCGATTTGTAATGAATTTATTCGTAATACGAAAGGCACTGATATCATTGTAGATGGTATTTCAACAAAAGAAATGTACAACGAAGCTCGTTTCTTAAGAGCCTATTCTTATTGGCATGCACTTGATTTATTTGGAAATGGTATTCCATTTACTACCGAGGCGGATGGAGTTGGTAAATTCTTACCAAACCCAGCAGGTGAATTAAATGGTCCAGAATTATTTAATTACATTTCTTCTGAATTAAGAGCAGTGGAGGCTGATTTAACAGTTCCTACTCCTGGAGCAGAAACAGGAAGAGCAAATCAAGCTGCAGCATGGATGTTATTGTCAAGATTATATTTAAACGCAGAGTCTTATGGACAACCTGCTAAATATGATAGTGCATTAATTTATACAAATAAAGTATTGAATGCAGGTTATGCTTTAGTTACAAATAATCAAGGTTCTTCATATTCTGCTTATCAAACTTTATTCTTGGCAGATAATAATACATCTGGAAGTGAAATTATTTGGTCGCATAACGAAAATGGTTTAAGATCTAAATCATACGGTGGTTCTGCATATCTAATTCATGCCTCTATTGGTGGTACAATGGATGCTACAGAATTTGGTGTTAATGGTGGATGGGGTGGTAACCGCTCTATGAAAACGTTAACTCAGACTTTACAATATAAGTCTGCTGATGATAGAAATCTTGTGCATACCGATGGTCAAAAAGAAGAGATTAATGATCCAACTCAGTTTACAGAAGGTTATGCAATTGCGAAATTCCGTAATAAAACAAGAACAGGAGCTCAAGGTTCAGATCCTACAGGCGATTTTGTAGATACAGATTTTATTGTATTTCGTTTAGCTGAAGCTTATTTAAATTATGCAGAATTAGCTGCAAGAGGTGTTTCAGGGGCTTCTCAAAGTCAAGCACTAAATTATGTGAATGAGCTATACACAAGAGCAAATGTACCTGTTGGAGAGCATCTTAAAGCTTCAGAAGTGAATGTTGAGCAAATTATTAAGTATGAACGTTCAAGAGAGCTTTATTGGGAAGGTGTAAGACGTACAGATTTGATAAGATTAGGACAATTTACTGGAGGTGCTTATGTTTGGCAATTTAAAGGGGGAGATAAAGATGGTGTATCAACATCATCAATCTACAATGTTTGTCCAATACCATCATCTGATCTAGGTGCTAACCCTAATTTGGTCCAAAACCCTGGTTATTAA
- a CDS encoding SusC/RagA family TonB-linked outer membrane protein: MKMSINSTWRLATTMLLLLFSLVTFAQDRTVQGTVVDENGDPLPGVAVLVKGTTKGGTTDFDGKFKISLADGEDVLVVSYIGYMAQEVPVGNAATIDVFMEVDAEQLEEVVVIGYGSVKKEDATGSVQAIKASDFNQGAITSPQELLNGKVAGVQMTNSGGAPGAGSTIRIRGGSSLSASNDPLIVIDGVPIDNEGVTGMQNPLNTVNPNDIETFTVLKDASATAIYGSRASNGVIIITTKKGSSGKLKIDYSGNVSVATVPKKIDVLNANEFSDVLKQRYPNQAAVTDLLGSNTTDWQDEVYSNAISTDHNVAVGGSIADVVPFRASVGYTYNDGILETSHMDRTTVALNLTPSLLDDHLKVNVNAKYMNVQNTFADNGAIGSALRYDPTQQAKDPSSEYDRFGGYHAWLDAGTGDPITIATANPRALLDQKSNTSGVNRFVGNAQLDYKFHFLPELKANLNLGYDYSKSDGKTLVPTNAAFMYASGGQYSPYKQEKKNELLDFTLQYVKDLESIDSRLDVMVGYSWQHFWREEYSYTNNYNDDQTPPQQPEKIFRTESYIVSFFGRLNYTFKDRYLLTATVRQDGTSRFSPETRFGLFPALAFAWNIKKEGFLSTSDAVSTLKLRAGWGITGQQNIGNGDYPYLNTYTASQNTADYEFYLPDGTPYYSTTMRPGGYDKNIKWEETTTYNLGLDYGFLDDKITGSIDVYQRYTTDLLNVIPVPAGSNLTNQLLTNVGDLENKGIEFSVNYKAISTTDFHWDLGYNVTYNENKITKLTQVNDPNYKGVFTGGIAGGTGNTIQIHSEGYPASSFFVYEQVYDNNGKPLEGVYVDQNQDGLINDDDKVRKEDPAPNVYMGITSKMTYKNWDFSFAGRWNFGNYVYNNVASNSAYYTGMYTTTGGGYLSNLNSDIKNTGFENPQYFSDYYLQNASFFRLDNIMLGYNFNNIKNGAISMRVYGTVNNVFVVTPYKGLDPEISGGIDNDVYPRPRTFLVGVNVGF, from the coding sequence ATGAAAATGAGCATTAACTCTACATGGCGTTTAGCTACAACGATGCTACTTTTATTGTTCTCTTTAGTGACATTCGCTCAAGATAGAACTGTACAAGGTACTGTTGTAGATGAAAATGGCGACCCACTACCGGGTGTGGCTGTTTTAGTTAAAGGTACTACTAAAGGTGGTACTACCGATTTTGACGGTAAATTCAAAATTTCACTTGCAGATGGCGAGGATGTGTTGGTTGTAAGTTACATTGGCTATATGGCACAAGAAGTACCAGTAGGAAATGCAGCAACAATTGATGTATTTATGGAAGTCGATGCAGAACAACTTGAAGAAGTTGTAGTAATTGGTTATGGTAGCGTAAAGAAAGAAGATGCTACTGGTTCAGTACAAGCAATTAAAGCTTCTGATTTTAACCAAGGTGCAATTACTTCTCCACAGGAACTATTGAATGGTAAAGTTGCTGGTGTTCAAATGACGAACTCTGGTGGTGCTCCTGGTGCAGGATCAACAATCCGTATACGTGGTGGATCTTCTTTATCAGCTTCTAATGATCCTTTAATTGTGATTGATGGTGTGCCAATCGATAACGAGGGTGTTACAGGTATGCAAAACCCACTAAACACAGTGAACCCAAATGATATTGAAACATTTACTGTTTTAAAAGATGCATCCGCAACTGCAATTTACGGTTCAAGAGCATCAAATGGTGTAATTATTATTACAACTAAGAAAGGTTCTTCGGGTAAATTGAAAATTGATTATTCAGGTAATGTTTCAGTTGCTACAGTACCTAAGAAAATAGATGTTTTAAATGCGAATGAATTTTCAGATGTTTTAAAGCAAAGATATCCTAATCAAGCAGCAGTTACCGATTTGTTAGGCTCAAATACTACAGATTGGCAAGATGAAGTATATTCAAATGCTATTTCTACAGACCATAATGTAGCTGTAGGTGGTTCAATTGCAGATGTTGTTCCTTTTAGAGCTTCAGTAGGATATACATATAATGATGGTATCTTGGAAACCTCCCATATGGACAGAACAACTGTCGCATTAAATTTAACTCCTTCATTATTAGATGACCATTTAAAAGTGAATGTGAACGCTAAGTATATGAACGTTCAAAATACATTTGCAGATAATGGTGCAATTGGTAGTGCTTTACGTTATGATCCAACTCAGCAGGCAAAAGATCCATCAAGTGAATATGATAGATTTGGAGGTTACCATGCTTGGTTAGATGCTGGAACAGGTGATCCAATTACAATCGCAACTGCAAATCCAAGAGCACTTTTAGATCAAAAGTCAAATACTTCTGGAGTAAATAGATTTGTAGGTAATGCACAGTTAGACTATAAATTCCATTTCTTGCCTGAATTAAAAGCTAATTTAAATTTAGGTTATGATTACTCTAAATCAGATGGTAAAACTTTAGTGCCAACAAATGCAGCATTTATGTATGCGAGTGGAGGTCAATATTCTCCGTATAAACAAGAGAAAAAGAATGAGTTATTAGATTTTACTTTACAATATGTGAAAGATCTAGAATCAATTGATTCTAGATTAGACGTAATGGTAGGTTATTCATGGCAACATTTCTGGAGAGAAGAATATAGTTATACAAACAACTATAACGATGATCAAACTCCACCTCAACAACCAGAAAAAATCTTCCGTACTGAATCATATATCGTTTCTTTCTTTGGACGTTTAAATTATACATTTAAAGATCGATACTTGTTAACTGCTACTGTACGACAAGATGGTACTTCTAGATTCTCTCCAGAAACAAGATTTGGTTTATTTCCAGCATTAGCTTTTGCTTGGAATATCAAGAAAGAGGGTTTCTTATCAACATCTGATGCTGTTAGTACTTTAAAGCTTCGTGCTGGTTGGGGTATTACAGGACAACAAAATATTGGAAATGGAGATTATCCATATTTGAATACATATACAGCATCACAAAATACAGCTGATTATGAATTCTATTTACCAGATGGTACTCCTTACTATTCTACAACGATGCGCCCTGGTGGTTACGATAAAAATATTAAATGGGAAGAAACTACTACATATAATTTAGGTTTGGATTATGGTTTCTTAGATGATAAGATTACAGGTTCAATAGATGTATATCAACGTTATACAACAGATTTACTTAATGTAATACCAGTACCTGCAGGTTCTAATTTAACTAACCAGTTATTGACAAATGTTGGTGATTTAGAAAATAAAGGTATTGAATTCTCAGTTAATTATAAGGCAATTTCTACAACAGATTTCCATTGGGATTTAGGTTATAACGTGACTTATAATGAGAATAAAATTACGAAATTAACTCAAGTAAATGACCCTAACTATAAAGGTGTATTCACAGGAGGTATTGCTGGTGGTACTGGTAATACAATTCAAATACATTCTGAAGGTTACCCAGCAAGCTCTTTCTTCGTATATGAACAAGTTTATGACAACAATGGTAAACCACTAGAAGGTGTTTATGTTGATCAAAACCAAGATGGGTTAATTAATGATGATGATAAAGTGAGAAAAGAAGATCCTGCTCCAAATGTTTACATGGGTATTACTTCTAAAATGACATATAAAAATTGGGATTTTTCTTTTGCAGGTCGTTGGAACTTCGGGAATTATGTATATAATAACGTAGCTTCTAATAGTGCTTATTATACAGGAATGTATACAACAACAGGTGGCGGTTATTTGAGTAATTTAAATAGTGATATCAAAAATACAGGATTTGAAAACCCTCAGTATTTTTCAGATTATTATTTACAAAATGCTTCATTCTTCCGTCTTGATAATATCATGTTAGGTTATAACTTCAATAATATTAAAAATGGTGCAATCTCAATGAGAGTTTATGGTACTGTAAACAATGTTTTCGTTGTTACTCCTTACAAAGGCCTTGACCCAGAGATTAGTGGAGGTATTGATAATGATGTATACCCTCGTCCAAGAACGTTCTTGGTAGGTGTTAATGTTGGATTCTAA
- a CDS encoding LacI family DNA-binding transcriptional regulator, whose amino-acid sequence MRKEQYTMQDIANELGISKSTVSRALKNHPDISQDTKDAVNKLAKEKDYQPNSLALSLRHNKSFVLGIIVPEIVHDFFANVISGVQTVAYNEGYNVMICISNESTEQEIVDAKAMYSSRVDGLLISTTKKTTDLSHLKSLVRKGVPLVMFDRVSDELDVSKVITDDHHGAYLATEHLIKQGCKKIVHLSGPDNLAIGINRKEGYKAALKDYKIAIDDNLIIPCPLGDLSEAREVTKQLLDSDLSFDAIFANNDVTAIGAMSSIKNKGLRIPEDISIVGFGDWRLSKLLEPPLSSIEQSGIDIGIQAATLLLEQIKAEEKDKEFKPRTEIIKSKLIKRESSTQR is encoded by the coding sequence ATGAGGAAAGAGCAATACACAATGCAAGATATTGCAAATGAATTGGGGATTTCAAAATCAACTGTTTCACGTGCTCTAAAAAATCACCCCGATATCAGTCAGGATACTAAAGATGCAGTCAACAAGCTCGCTAAAGAAAAAGATTATCAGCCTAATTCTTTAGCTTTAAGCTTAAGACATAATAAATCTTTTGTTCTTGGTATAATAGTTCCAGAAATTGTACATGACTTTTTTGCTAATGTCATTTCTGGAGTTCAGACTGTTGCATATAATGAAGGTTATAATGTAATGATATGTATTTCCAATGAAAGTACTGAACAAGAGATTGTAGACGCAAAAGCAATGTATTCTAGTAGAGTTGATGGTTTATTAATCTCAACAACTAAAAAAACAACTGATTTATCTCATCTCAAGAGTTTGGTCCGAAAAGGGGTTCCTTTAGTTATGTTTGATAGAGTTTCTGACGAACTTGATGTTAGTAAAGTTATTACTGACGATCATCATGGAGCTTATTTAGCAACTGAGCATTTAATTAAGCAAGGTTGTAAGAAAATAGTCCATTTAAGTGGTCCTGATAATCTAGCAATCGGAATAAATAGAAAGGAAGGTTATAAAGCTGCTCTTAAAGATTATAAAATAGCTATTGATGATAATTTAATTATTCCTTGTCCATTAGGAGACTTATCAGAAGCTAGAGAAGTAACAAAACAACTTTTAGATTCTGATTTAAGCTTTGACGCCATTTTTGCTAATAATGATGTGACAGCAATTGGTGCTATGTCTTCTATAAAAAATAAAGGATTAAGAATTCCTGAAGATATCTCAATAGTTGGTTTTGGCGATTGGCGTTTGTCTAAATTACTAGAACCACCATTATCATCGATAGAACAATCAGGTATTGATATTGGTATCCAAGCTGCTACTCTCCTACTTGAACAAATAAAAGCAGAAGAGAAAGATAAAGAGTTTAAACCAAGAACTGAGATTATTAAAAGTAAACTCATAAAAAGAGAATCAAGTACACAGAGATAA